One window from the genome of Alnus glutinosa chromosome 13, dhAlnGlut1.1, whole genome shotgun sequence encodes:
- the LOC133853925 gene encoding beta-amylase 8 gives MGVAMEHMQDSARNLEEEEDAKGALEFRKKRNEKMWRGGGCSTDADVQVPAVHWWYKTTSHAAELTAGFYNPTNQDGYSPVFEVLRKHSVTLKFVCLRFHVSGQEYEAFADPEGLSWQVLNSAWDRGLTVVGENALPCYDREGYMSMVEMAKPRNDPDRRHFSFSVYQQLTPLVQGTICFPELDYFIKSMHGEIAGDLVP, from the exons ATGGGCGTGGCCATGGAGCATATGCAAGATTCGGCAAGaaatcttgaagaagaagaagatgcgaaGGGGGCGCTAGAgtttaggaagaaaagaaatgaaaaaatgtgGAGAGGGGGTGGGTGCAGCACTG ATGCTGATGTGCAGGTTCCTGCAGTTCATTGGTGGTATAAGACTACTAGTCATGCAGCAGAGTTAACGGCAGGATTCTATAACCCTACAAACCAAGATGGATACTCTCCAGTTTTTGAGGTTCTGAGAAAACACTCAGTGACGTTGAAGTTTGTTTGCTTGAGATTTCACGTTTCTGGTCAGGAATATGAAGCATTTGCTGATCCAGAAGGTTTGAGTTGGCAG GTTTTAAACTCCGCCTGGGATCGAGGATTGACTGTGGTTGGTGAGAATGCACTTCCATGTTATGATAGAGAAGGGTACATGAGCATGGTTGAGATGGCCAAGCCCAGAAATGATCCTGATCGCCGCCACTTTTCATTCTCTGTGTATCAACAGCTAACCCCTTTGGTTCAGGGAACAATTTGCTTCCCAGAGTTGGATTACTTCATCAAATCCATGCATG